One stretch of Rhodanobacteraceae bacterium DNA includes these proteins:
- a CDS encoding UDP-2,3-diacylglucosamine diphosphatase, with the protein MNASTGKLESRSVFLSDLHLGSPNCHAEALVDFLSSVRARKIYLVGDVIDLWWISERRARFDRHQAAVFEQLRELARRGSELIYIPGNHDRPLRELCGLVLPKMTVRRDAIHRAADGRRYLVTHGDDFDADVQSGGWQEWLGDQLYEYILAGNRITLRMRQRMGLRYWSLAAFIKRQSTLAERYIERYVLAAVAAAASRGLDGIICGHIHRPALETRNGIVYANDGDWVESLTAITEDAHGQLALVRWDGRAETLARVQAAPLLAAA; encoded by the coding sequence ATGAACGCGTCCACCGGCAAGCTCGAAAGCCGCAGCGTGTTTCTGTCCGACCTGCACCTGGGTTCGCCCAACTGCCATGCCGAGGCACTGGTCGATTTCCTGTCGTCGGTGCGCGCACGCAAGATCTACCTGGTGGGTGATGTCATCGACCTGTGGTGGATCAGCGAGCGTCGCGCCCGTTTCGACCGGCATCAGGCGGCGGTGTTCGAGCAGTTGCGGGAACTGGCCCGTCGCGGATCGGAGTTGATCTACATTCCCGGAAACCACGATCGGCCGCTGCGCGAACTATGCGGGCTGGTGCTGCCGAAAATGACGGTGCGCCGCGATGCCATCCATCGCGCTGCCGACGGTCGTCGCTATCTGGTCACTCATGGCGATGATTTTGACGCCGATGTGCAGAGTGGTGGCTGGCAGGAGTGGCTGGGTGACCAGCTCTACGAATACATCCTGGCCGGCAATCGCATCACCTTGCGCATGCGCCAGCGCATGGGCCTGCGCTACTGGTCGCTGGCAGCCTTCATCAAGCGCCAGAGCACGCTGGCCGAGCGCTACATCGAGCGCTACGTGCTGGCTGCTGTCGCCGCCGCGGCCAGTCGCGGGCTCGACGGCATCATCTGTGGACATATCCATCGCCCTGCGCTGGAGACCCGCAATGGCATCGTCTACGCCAATGACGGCGACTGGGTGGAAAGCCTGACCGCGATCACCGAAGACGCTCATGGCCAGCTGGCGCTGGTGCGCTGGGATGGCCGCGCCGAAACGCTGGCACGGGTGCAGGCGGCGCCCTTGCTGGCCGCAGCCTGA
- the gmk gene encoding guanylate kinase, producing MNAASGNLFVIAAPSGAGKTSLVRALVADDQALQLSVSHTTRAPRPGEVDGEHYHFTSREHFQELIEAGRMLEHAEVHGNHYGTGRDQVDLAFAKGRDVILEIDWQGARQVRERFPACVLIFILPPSRAALHERLQKRGQDSEDVIARRIANARGEMQHATEFDYLIINDHFDVALADLAAIVRAVRLSMRIQAPRQAELLAQLLA from the coding sequence ATGAATGCCGCCAGCGGCAATTTGTTTGTCATTGCTGCACCTTCGGGTGCCGGCAAGACCAGTCTGGTTCGGGCGCTGGTGGCCGACGACCAGGCTCTGCAGCTGTCGGTATCGCATACCACCCGTGCGCCGCGACCGGGGGAGGTCGATGGCGAGCACTACCATTTCACCAGCCGCGAACACTTCCAGGAGCTGATCGAGGCCGGGCGCATGCTTGAGCATGCCGAGGTCCATGGCAATCACTACGGCACCGGTCGCGATCAGGTCGATCTGGCCTTTGCGAAAGGCCGGGACGTGATTCTGGAAATCGACTGGCAGGGCGCCCGCCAGGTGCGGGAGCGCTTTCCGGCTTGTGTGCTGATCTTCATCCTGCCGCCCTCGCGCGCCGCGCTGCACGAGCGCCTCCAGAAGCGCGGTCAGGACAGCGAGGACGTGATCGCGCGGCGCATCGCCAATGCCCGTGGCGAAATGCAGCACGCCACCGAGTTCGATTATCTGATCATCAACGACCATTTCGACGTGGCCCTGGCGGATCTGGCGGCCATCGTCCGCGCCGTGCGCCTCTCCATGCGCATCCAGGCCCCGCGCCAGGCCGAATTGCTGGCGCAGTTGCTGGCGTAG
- a CDS encoding histidine kinase has protein sequence MAYERKVALLSIALTLPALCVALLLIWQQPWESAARVVAMTALVVLSAWIWFRLRRAVVHPLLTLVNLLDSLRAGDYSLRSISARRGDALGEVLWEVNALSSTLREERLRVEETGALLSKVMASVEIAIFAFDDRRHLMLVNPAGERLLALRSSEALGRTALDLGLESCCDVETPATLKRAFPGGAGSFEVRRASFREGGKPHELLAISDLSRALREEERQAWQRLIRVLGHELNNSLAPIRSMAATLSGLVAREPLPDDWREDVQGALGIIGDRAESLTRFMASYTRLARLPPPNKGQVELAPLVRRIARLEQRCPISVGPLPELTLNADADQIEQALINLSKNAAEAALQTGGGARIRVSEQSGHALIEIEDDGPGLAKTENLFVPFFTTKPGGSGVGLVLARQIVENHSGSLSLQNREDAQGCLVRVTLPL, from the coding sequence ATGGCCTACGAGCGCAAGGTCGCGCTGCTGTCCATCGCCCTGACCTTGCCGGCTCTTTGCGTGGCGCTGCTGCTGATCTGGCAGCAACCCTGGGAGAGCGCCGCCCGCGTCGTGGCGATGACCGCGTTGGTGGTGCTATCGGCGTGGATCTGGTTCCGCCTGCGCCGTGCCGTCGTCCATCCGCTGCTGACATTGGTCAATCTGCTCGACTCCCTGCGCGCCGGCGACTACAGCCTGCGCAGCATTTCCGCGCGGCGCGGCGACGCGCTGGGTGAAGTGCTGTGGGAGGTGAATGCGCTCTCCAGCACGCTCCGCGAAGAACGCTTGCGGGTCGAGGAAACCGGCGCGCTGCTATCCAAGGTCATGGCCAGCGTCGAGATCGCCATCTTTGCCTTCGACGACCGGCGTCATCTGATGCTGGTCAATCCAGCCGGCGAACGCCTGCTGGCCCTGCGCAGCAGTGAGGCACTGGGACGCACTGCGCTGGATCTGGGCCTGGAGTCCTGTTGCGATGTGGAAACCCCGGCGACGCTCAAACGCGCCTTTCCCGGCGGCGCCGGCAGTTTCGAAGTGCGCCGCGCCAGTTTCCGCGAGGGCGGCAAGCCACATGAGCTGCTGGCGATCAGCGATCTCTCGCGGGCGCTGCGCGAGGAAGAACGCCAGGCCTGGCAGCGCCTGATCCGTGTACTTGGCCATGAACTGAACAACTCCCTGGCGCCGATACGCTCGATGGCCGCCACGCTGTCCGGTCTGGTGGCCCGCGAGCCCTTGCCGGACGACTGGCGCGAAGATGTTCAGGGCGCGCTCGGCATTATTGGCGACCGCGCCGAATCGCTGACCCGCTTCATGGCCTCGTACACGCGACTGGCCCGCTTGCCGCCACCGAACAAGGGCCAGGTAGAACTGGCACCGCTGGTTCGCCGGATTGCACGACTGGAACAGCGTTGCCCGATCAGCGTCGGCCCGCTGCCGGAACTGACACTCAACGCCGACGCCGACCAGATCGAACAGGCATTGATCAACCTCAGCAAGAACGCCGCCGAAGCCGCCCTGCAGACCGGCGGCGGCGCGCGTATCCGCGTCAGCGAACAATCCGGCCATGCGCTCATCGAAATCGAGGACGACGGCCCGGGCCTGGCCAAGACCGAGAACCTGTTCGTGCCCTTCTTCACCACCAAGCCCGGCGGCAGCGGCGTCGGCTTGGTCCTGGCCCGGCAGATCGTCGAAAACCACAGCGGCAGCCTCAGCCTCCAGAACCGCGAAGACGCCCAAGGCTGCCTGGTGCGCGTCACCCTGCCGTTATAG
- a CDS encoding phospholipase, translating to MKLVAGGLNNELLESLLIENMDSCSRVRAAVAYAHIDNMKLFHACERSLKPLQFYCRYDASVAVHPEVLAWFINLRSANLQCKLVPDILHSKVIWWVDSGAYLGSANLTDRAWFGNIEAGVYLSHDDLLESGMEESLRDFFERVDDRSHALTEEVQREQQRIWEQRQSLFVQQSRLEQQFEQQRLLPRLQGLAHVRKKRSIEARFQAFEKEWNETLQIMRSIGEKVSRAENRPAWIHEDVPTGVQADQFLHAYYYKEVRDGARHPYEEFHQRHVGNPELALRGAMAWWKASRFDYSDEQRHIEHWAPGLREYMARDRIRALSEEEFIDAISRVHAIINHAIKRENAHLGLPSAPQQFDDKVRKFGEVLWRARSPAGRTALETFEYVIWGSGRVAERIWKSARSDEWRIPHLGFSSLGELVGWARPDIFPPRNARTSKALRALGFPVSVGL from the coding sequence GTGAAACTTGTTGCTGGTGGGCTGAATAACGAACTGCTTGAGTCGCTATTGATTGAAAACATGGACAGCTGCTCACGTGTCCGGGCCGCAGTGGCATATGCCCACATCGACAACATGAAGTTGTTTCATGCCTGCGAGCGCAGCTTGAAACCCTTGCAGTTCTACTGTCGATATGACGCTTCGGTTGCAGTGCATCCAGAAGTTCTGGCCTGGTTCATAAACTTAAGAAGCGCCAACCTGCAATGCAAGCTAGTCCCAGACATTCTTCATTCAAAGGTGATTTGGTGGGTGGACTCGGGAGCCTACCTGGGGTCCGCGAATCTGACAGATCGCGCCTGGTTCGGAAACATTGAGGCCGGAGTCTACCTGTCGCATGACGATCTACTGGAAAGCGGGATGGAGGAATCCCTTCGAGACTTCTTCGAACGTGTAGATGATCGATCGCATGCGCTTACCGAGGAAGTTCAACGCGAGCAGCAGCGCATCTGGGAGCAGCGACAGTCACTTTTTGTTCAGCAGTCGCGCTTGGAGCAGCAATTCGAGCAGCAGCGCCTCTTGCCGCGGCTGCAGGGGCTTGCTCATGTGCGAAAAAAGAGATCGATTGAGGCGAGGTTCCAGGCGTTCGAGAAGGAATGGAATGAAACTTTGCAGATCATGAGATCCATAGGAGAGAAGGTATCCCGCGCCGAGAATCGACCAGCTTGGATCCATGAGGACGTGCCAACGGGTGTCCAGGCGGATCAGTTTCTTCACGCCTATTACTACAAGGAAGTTCGTGATGGCGCTCGACACCCGTACGAGGAGTTTCATCAGCGCCATGTTGGAAACCCCGAACTGGCGTTGCGAGGTGCGATGGCTTGGTGGAAGGCGTCGCGATTCGACTACTCAGACGAGCAAAGGCACATTGAGCACTGGGCGCCAGGGCTCCGCGAGTACATGGCGCGGGATCGAATTCGAGCCCTTTCAGAGGAAGAATTCATTGATGCGATCTCGCGCGTTCACGCCATCATCAACCACGCCATCAAGCGGGAAAACGCGCACTTGGGCCTACCCAGCGCGCCGCAGCAGTTCGACGACAAGGTACGCAAGTTTGGTGAGGTCCTTTGGAGGGCCCGTTCGCCCGCCGGGCGAACGGCCCTAGAGACGTTTGAGTATGTGATCTGGGGTTCGGGTCGGGTCGCCGAGAGGATCTGGAAATCAGCGCGCAGCGACGAATGGCGCATTCCCCATCTTGGTTTCAGCAGTCTGGGGGAGTTGGTGGGGTGGGCTCGCCCGGACATTTTTCCGCCGAGAAACGCTCGAACCAGCAAGGCTCTGCGGGCGTTAGGATTCCCGGTAAGTGTGGGGCTCTAG
- a CDS encoding GNAT family N-acetyltransferase: MQSIQGRIVDRWPHWFSGVSGRFTRPLLKHLHRYTRLDRAEQFVADHPHLAGLEFVEGALRHFDVRYCVDDLERQRIPRSGGCLIVANHPLGGLDALALLKMVGDVRRDVRIVANDFLLTLDGLKELLLPVRVFGGRSSPEALRGIDAALQAGAAVIVFPAGEVSRMGWRGIRDRPWRSGFLRFALRHQLPVIPVHVGGRNGLGFYAGAALASPVGTALLPRQIFRKGQRRIEMRIGAAVNLEPEAGDANALRDWARRLQQQVQSLRHVRSGPAGSTEAVAHPAHSDALQTAIAGLDVLGETPDGKRILLAPPGASSLVLREIARLRELTFRAVGEGTGQALDWDRFDAWYDQLLLWDPQACRIIGAYRVGRSADIVARHGWAGLYTASLFDFDERFGELLEGGLELGRSFVVPDYWGTRSLDYLWFGIGAYLRRYPHLRHLFGTVSISAELPQEARDALVSYYRHYYGEPDSLAQARCPYPLTTPSAMPGELNAEQAFAVLKANLNRLGARVPTLYKQYTELCEPGGARFLAFGVDHGFNDAVDGLILVDLARLTSRKRQRYLQSRVVEQPPRLADAERQSRADAA; the protein is encoded by the coding sequence ATGCAGAGCATTCAGGGGCGCATTGTCGATCGTTGGCCGCACTGGTTCAGTGGTGTGTCGGGCCGATTCACCCGGCCGCTGCTGAAGCATCTGCATCGCTACACGCGACTGGACAGGGCCGAACAGTTTGTCGCCGACCATCCGCACCTGGCGGGTCTGGAGTTTGTCGAGGGCGCGCTGCGGCACTTCGATGTGCGTTATTGCGTCGATGATCTGGAGCGCCAGCGGATACCGCGCAGCGGCGGCTGCCTGATCGTGGCCAATCATCCGCTGGGCGGACTCGATGCGCTGGCCTTGCTGAAGATGGTGGGCGATGTGCGTCGCGATGTGCGCATCGTGGCCAACGACTTTCTGCTGACACTGGATGGCCTCAAGGAACTGCTGTTGCCAGTGCGGGTGTTCGGCGGGCGCAGCAGTCCCGAAGCCTTGCGCGGCATCGATGCGGCGCTGCAGGCCGGCGCGGCGGTGATCGTGTTTCCGGCCGGTGAGGTGTCGCGCATGGGATGGCGTGGCATTCGGGACCGGCCATGGCGCAGCGGATTTCTGCGCTTTGCCCTGCGTCACCAGCTGCCGGTGATTCCTGTGCATGTCGGTGGTCGCAATGGTTTGGGTTTCTATGCCGGCGCGGCGCTGGCCAGTCCGGTTGGCACCGCATTGCTGCCGCGGCAGATTTTCCGCAAGGGGCAGCGCCGCATCGAGATGCGCATTGGTGCCGCCGTCAACCTCGAGCCTGAGGCCGGCGACGCCAACGCCCTGCGCGACTGGGCCCGGCGTCTGCAACAGCAGGTCCAGAGCCTGCGGCATGTACGATCGGGGCCAGCCGGCAGCACCGAGGCCGTTGCCCACCCGGCGCATTCCGACGCCCTGCAAACGGCCATTGCCGGCCTTGATGTGCTTGGTGAAACACCGGATGGCAAACGCATACTGCTGGCTCCGCCGGGCGCGTCCTCGCTGGTGTTGCGCGAAATCGCTCGGCTGCGTGAGCTCACCTTCAGGGCCGTGGGTGAAGGCACCGGGCAGGCGTTGGACTGGGATCGCTTTGATGCCTGGTACGATCAACTGCTGCTGTGGGATCCGCAGGCCTGTCGCATCATTGGCGCTTATCGCGTCGGACGCAGCGCCGACATCGTCGCCAGGCATGGCTGGGCTGGCTTGTACACCGCCAGCTTGTTCGACTTCGACGAACGCTTCGGGGAATTGCTGGAAGGCGGACTCGAACTCGGTCGCAGCTTCGTGGTTCCCGACTACTGGGGCACGCGCAGCCTGGACTATCTGTGGTTCGGCATCGGTGCCTACTTGCGGCGGTATCCGCATCTGCGCCATCTCTTCGGCACCGTGTCCATCAGTGCCGAGTTGCCGCAGGAGGCCCGTGACGCGCTGGTCAGCTACTACCGGCACTACTACGGCGAACCAGACTCCCTGGCCCAGGCTCGATGTCCCTATCCGCTGACCACCCCCTCGGCGATGCCGGGAGAACTGAACGCGGAGCAGGCCTTCGCCGTGCTCAAGGCCAATCTGAACCGTCTGGGCGCGCGGGTGCCGACGCTGTACAAGCAATACACCGAGCTGTGCGAGCCCGGCGGCGCGCGCTTTCTGGCCTTCGGCGTGGATCACGGATTCAACGATGCGGTGGATGGCTTGATCCTGGTCGACCTGGCTCGGTTGACGTCGCGCAAGCGCCAGCGCTATCTGCAGTCCAGGGTGGTCGAACAGCCGCCGCGACTGGCGGACGCTGAGCGCCAGTCGCGGGCAGACGCGGCATGA
- a CDS encoding DEAD/DEAH box helicase family protein, producing MSKTEAFSRALIDAQLSEAGWKVTDGVSVRFEETLSDGKRADYVLCDRHGRALAVVEAKRTSRNAADAAEQAVHYARVLDVPFVFLANGREVRCWEWQHEAHPRPVATFFSQADLERRAASRMLRRDPLAVPLDKRIAGRDYQRACIDKLCQEIGLGRRKLLVEMATGTGKTRTAAALIKRLFEANLVTRVLFLVDRITLATQTDESFNEHLTELPTYVLRAGRRFDDGKRITITTLQSMVNVYRDYSSGYFDLVITDECHRSIYGQWSGVLKHFDGIQVGLTATPCVAGEGEGGDDETAFVRDTLRFFEVDRPTYSYGIRQAIADGWLVTYQIYKAKTVKTAADGGFEVKKTELDWSAMDAYTVAELTRAFGDANTITVDPSALERRFTIPERNRAIVREFREVMQKGYLDRNGMQRKPIPGKTVVFAVTKQHAETLARLFDEAFADEKPHPSVRYADYVVSETGADDTCDAFAKIKRFKKEAFPQILVSVNMLDTGFDFPSLLNLVFARYTRSAILYRQMRGRGSRKAPNKQSFTMFDFVGVTDAHEENDEMIEGGVIGVRQPRRPTPTRRLLALDIDDQIDPSTRAWVTLDEEGRVVQPDAIEARAQTLGARFEAWLLACEAKLDAEQRRWLSLVGSTLRANAATLQDFTADHLDFFQAFTSLGGQARARQLFGGRQALDDLLSTLSLAIFSSDSPSGTGEQPSAADPLH from the coding sequence ATGTCGAAAACCGAGGCCTTCTCGCGCGCGCTGATAGACGCCCAGCTTTCGGAAGCCGGCTGGAAGGTCACTGATGGCGTGAGCGTGCGTTTTGAGGAGACCCTGAGCGACGGAAAGCGCGCGGATTACGTGCTCTGCGACCGCCACGGCCGCGCGCTCGCGGTCGTCGAAGCGAAACGCACCAGTCGAAATGCGGCGGATGCCGCCGAGCAGGCAGTCCACTACGCCCGCGTGCTTGATGTGCCTTTCGTGTTTCTCGCCAATGGTCGCGAGGTGCGCTGCTGGGAATGGCAGCATGAGGCGCACCCTCGGCCTGTGGCCACCTTCTTCAGCCAAGCGGACCTGGAACGCCGCGCAGCTAGCCGCATGCTTCGCCGCGATCCGCTCGCAGTACCGCTAGACAAGCGCATCGCTGGGCGCGACTACCAGCGAGCTTGTATCGACAAGCTTTGCCAAGAGATCGGCCTTGGCCGACGCAAGCTGCTGGTCGAAATGGCAACCGGCACCGGCAAGACACGCACGGCTGCGGCGCTGATCAAGCGCCTGTTCGAGGCCAACCTTGTCACTCGCGTGCTGTTCCTGGTGGATCGCATCACACTCGCGACGCAGACGGACGAATCGTTCAACGAACACCTCACGGAACTACCAACCTACGTGCTTCGCGCCGGCCGACGCTTCGACGACGGCAAGCGCATCACAATCACCACGCTGCAAAGCATGGTGAACGTCTACCGCGACTATTCCTCAGGCTACTTCGACCTGGTAATTACCGACGAATGTCATCGCAGCATCTACGGCCAGTGGTCGGGGGTGCTGAAACACTTCGACGGAATCCAGGTCGGCTTGACTGCCACCCCCTGCGTGGCAGGAGAGGGCGAAGGCGGCGACGATGAGACGGCTTTCGTGCGCGACACTCTGCGTTTCTTTGAAGTCGATCGCCCGACCTACAGCTACGGCATCCGTCAGGCGATTGCCGATGGCTGGCTGGTGACGTACCAAATCTACAAGGCTAAAACGGTCAAGACCGCTGCCGATGGCGGCTTCGAGGTGAAGAAGACGGAACTCGACTGGTCCGCGATGGACGCATACACCGTCGCCGAACTCACCCGTGCCTTTGGAGACGCCAACACGATCACGGTAGATCCCAGCGCACTGGAACGCCGATTCACTATTCCGGAGCGCAACCGAGCCATTGTGCGTGAGTTCCGCGAAGTGATGCAAAAAGGCTACCTCGACCGCAATGGTATGCAGCGCAAGCCGATCCCCGGCAAGACTGTGGTGTTTGCCGTCACCAAGCAACACGCAGAGACTCTGGCGCGCCTGTTCGACGAAGCCTTCGCCGACGAGAAGCCCCATCCCTCGGTGCGCTACGCGGATTACGTGGTCTCCGAAACCGGCGCGGACGATACCTGCGACGCTTTCGCCAAGATCAAGCGCTTCAAGAAGGAGGCATTTCCGCAAATCCTGGTATCAGTGAACATGCTCGATACCGGTTTCGACTTCCCTTCTCTTTTGAACCTGGTGTTCGCGCGCTACACGCGCTCGGCAATCCTGTACCGCCAGATGCGCGGGCGCGGATCCCGCAAGGCGCCCAACAAGCAATCGTTCACGATGTTCGATTTCGTTGGCGTCACCGATGCCCATGAGGAGAACGACGAAATGATTGAGGGCGGTGTGATCGGCGTGCGCCAGCCACGCAGGCCAACGCCGACGCGTCGCCTGCTGGCGCTCGACATCGACGATCAGATCGATCCAAGTACCCGTGCCTGGGTCACGCTGGATGAGGAGGGTCGGGTGGTCCAGCCTGATGCCATTGAAGCCCGCGCCCAGACGCTCGGCGCGCGCTTCGAGGCTTGGCTGCTCGCCTGTGAGGCTAAACTCGATGCCGAGCAACGCCGATGGCTCTCTTTGGTTGGTAGCACGCTGCGGGCGAATGCGGCTACGCTGCAGGACTTCACAGCGGATCACCTGGACTTCTTCCAGGCTTTCACTTCACTCGGCGGTCAGGCCCGCGCGCGTCAGTTGTTCGGCGGCCGGCAGGCACTCGACGATCTGTTATCGACTCTGTCGCTGGCCATATTCTCTTCCGACTCACCTTCAGGCACCGGCGAACAGCCGTCTGCAGCCGATCCGTTGCACTAG
- a CDS encoding sigma-54-dependent Fis family transcriptional regulator yields MSDTLPILIADDQRDVLEALRFLLKAEGLPSVQAMHPDAVIEVLKKQPVAVVLMDLNYTRDTTSGQEGLDLLERIRALDAELPVVVMTAWGTIDIAVEAMRRGANDFVEKPWDNARLMSILRNQAALGATRKRAQKLEREVEILRGTGNGDFIAESAAMAPVLDMIQRVGPTDANVLILGENGTGKGLIADLLHQNSRRADKPLIKVNMGGIAETVFESEMFGHVRGAFTDAKQDRIGRFELADGGSLFLDEVGNIPTSQQPKLLRVLEDGEFERLGSSRTSRSNVRLISATNADLADEVSKGRFRKDLLFRLNTVELRLPPLRERREDILPLARRLLSRFGQRYQREDVRLSASAERGLLGYGWPGNVRELSHVIERAVLMSRASEIGELDFSFAPTRQNDSELDHLTLDAAEEMLVRRAMIRSEGNVQKASDYLGLSRAALYRRLEKYGIRSPGEDDSE; encoded by the coding sequence ATGAGCGACACCCTGCCGATCCTGATCGCCGACGACCAGCGCGATGTGCTCGAAGCGCTGCGCTTTCTGCTCAAGGCTGAAGGCCTGCCGTCGGTGCAGGCCATGCATCCGGATGCGGTGATCGAGGTGCTGAAGAAGCAGCCGGTGGCGGTGGTGCTGATGGATCTGAACTACACCCGTGACACCACCTCCGGCCAGGAAGGTCTGGATCTGCTGGAGCGCATCCGTGCGCTGGATGCGGAATTGCCAGTGGTGGTGATGACCGCCTGGGGCACGATCGACATCGCGGTGGAAGCCATGCGTCGCGGCGCCAATGATTTTGTCGAGAAGCCCTGGGACAATGCCCGGCTGATGTCGATATTGCGCAATCAGGCGGCGCTCGGTGCCACCCGCAAGCGGGCGCAGAAGCTGGAGCGCGAGGTCGAGATCCTGCGCGGCACAGGCAATGGCGACTTCATCGCCGAGTCGGCGGCGATGGCGCCGGTGCTGGACATGATTCAGCGCGTGGGGCCCACCGATGCCAATGTGCTGATCCTCGGCGAGAACGGCACCGGCAAGGGCCTGATCGCCGATCTGCTGCACCAGAATTCGCGCCGCGCCGACAAGCCGCTGATCAAGGTCAACATGGGCGGCATCGCCGAAACCGTGTTCGAGAGCGAGATGTTCGGGCATGTGCGCGGCGCCTTCACCGATGCCAAGCAGGATCGCATCGGCCGCTTCGAACTGGCTGACGGCGGCAGCCTGTTCCTGGACGAGGTCGGCAACATCCCCACCTCGCAGCAACCCAAGCTGTTGCGAGTGCTGGAGGATGGCGAATTCGAGCGCCTGGGCTCGTCACGCACCTCCCGATCGAATGTGCGCCTGATCTCCGCCACCAATGCCGATCTGGCCGACGAGGTCAGCAAGGGCCGCTTCCGCAAGGATCTGCTGTTCCGCCTGAACACCGTGGAATTGCGACTGCCGCCGCTGCGCGAGCGCAGGGAAGACATCCTGCCGCTGGCCAGACGACTGCTGTCGCGCTTCGGCCAACGCTACCAGCGCGAGGATGTGCGCCTGTCGGCCAGCGCCGAACGCGGCCTGCTCGGCTATGGCTGGCCCGGCAATGTACGCGAGCTCTCGCACGTGATCGAGCGCGCGGTGCTGATGTCTCGGGCGTCGGAGATCGGCGAACTGGATTTCAGTTTTGCGCCGACCCGCCAGAACGACAGCGAACTCGATCATCTGACCCTGGATGCCGCCGAGGAAATGCTGGTGCGGCGCGCCATGATCCGCTCCGAAGGCAATGTGCAGAAGGCCTCCGACTACCTCGGGCTGAGCCGCGCCGCCCTCTACCGCCGCCTTGAGAAATACGGCATCCGCAGCCCCGGCGAGGATGACTCCGAGTGA